Proteins from a genomic interval of Phycisphaeraceae bacterium:
- the typA gene encoding translational GTPase TypA has translation MPPTDTKTASTIRNVAIIAHVDHGKTTLVDQLLKQSGMFRAGELEKLMGGQHDLIMDSNPLERERGITILSKNCAVTYHRPGPDGGEETYHVNIIDTPGHADFGGEVERVLRMADGCLLVVDAFDGPMPQTRFVLSKAIENGLKPIVVINKCDRPEARPHEVVSEVFDLLVELGADDTALDFPIIYASGRDGWASSDLGVKTADMRVLYDAIVDFVPAPKDDAEASLQLLITTLDYNDYVGRIGIGRVYNGRISPGRPVAVIKRDGTFQQDKPAKILRFEGLGRAETDEVVAGDICALVGLQSVDIGDTIADIENPVALPPVTVDEPTLTMVFRINDSPFAGQDGDYVTSRQIRTRLEKELQHNVALRVEPGATTDEFIVSGRGLLHLGILLETMRREGYELSVGKPEVVIKEVDGVEHEPIEWLVVDAPNDAVGPVMELVGARKGEVKSMEPRGDAITHMEFEIPARGLIGLRSRLLTATQGEAIMHHTFERFAPVSGPPPTRQQGVLVSIEAGAVTTYACELLAERGVLFVSPGDKVYAGQVVGEHTRDNDLVINITRLKHLDNMRAASKDKTVVLKAPRKVTLEYALEYIEDDELVEITPASIRVRKRILDESMRKRSERAQRDRDEA, from the coding sequence ATGCCCCCGACCGACACCAAGACCGCCTCCACCATCCGCAACGTCGCCATCATCGCTCACGTGGACCACGGCAAGACCACCCTGGTCGACCAGCTGCTTAAGCAGTCGGGCATGTTCCGCGCCGGCGAACTCGAGAAACTCATGGGGGGCCAGCACGACCTCATCATGGATTCCAACCCGCTCGAGCGAGAGCGGGGGATCACTATCCTCTCCAAGAACTGCGCCGTCACCTACCACCGCCCCGGCCCCGACGGCGGCGAAGAGACCTACCACGTCAACATCATCGACACCCCCGGTCACGCCGATTTCGGCGGCGAGGTGGAACGAGTCCTCCGCATGGCCGACGGGTGCCTGCTGGTGGTCGACGCCTTTGACGGCCCGATGCCCCAGACCCGATTCGTTCTCTCCAAGGCCATCGAGAACGGCCTGAAGCCCATCGTCGTCATCAACAAGTGCGACCGCCCCGAGGCCCGGCCCCACGAGGTCGTCAGCGAGGTCTTCGACCTGCTGGTGGAACTCGGCGCTGACGACACAGCCCTCGACTTCCCGATCATCTACGCCTCCGGCCGCGACGGCTGGGCCTCCTCCGACCTCGGCGTGAAGACCGCCGACATGCGCGTGCTCTACGACGCCATCGTCGACTTCGTCCCCGCTCCGAAGGACGACGCCGAAGCGTCCCTGCAGCTGCTCATCACCACGCTGGACTACAACGACTACGTCGGCCGCATCGGCATCGGCCGCGTCTACAACGGCCGGATCTCCCCGGGCCGCCCCGTCGCGGTCATCAAGCGGGACGGGACGTTCCAGCAGGACAAGCCCGCCAAGATCCTCCGCTTCGAGGGTCTCGGGCGTGCCGAGACCGACGAAGTCGTCGCCGGTGACATCTGCGCCCTCGTCGGCCTGCAGAGTGTCGATATCGGCGACACCATCGCCGACATCGAGAACCCGGTTGCCCTCCCCCCCGTCACCGTCGACGAGCCCACGCTCACGATGGTCTTCCGCATCAACGACTCCCCGTTCGCAGGCCAGGACGGCGACTACGTCACCAGCCGGCAAATCCGGACCCGGCTCGAGAAGGAACTGCAGCACAACGTCGCCCTCCGCGTCGAGCCAGGGGCGACCACCGACGAGTTCATCGTCTCCGGCCGCGGCCTGCTGCACCTGGGCATCCTGCTCGAGACGATGCGCCGGGAGGGCTACGAACTCTCGGTCGGCAAGCCCGAGGTCGTCATCAAGGAGGTCGACGGCGTCGAGCACGAACCGATCGAGTGGCTGGTCGTCGATGCTCCCAACGACGCCGTAGGGCCGGTCATGGAACTCGTCGGCGCTCGCAAGGGCGAGGTGAAGTCCATGGAGCCCCGCGGCGACGCCATCACGCACATGGAGTTCGAGATCCCCGCCCGTGGCCTCATCGGCCTCCGCTCCCGCCTGCTCACGGCGACCCAAGGCGAGGCGATCATGCACCACACCTTCGAACGTTTCGCCCCCGTCTCCGGCCCGCCCCCGACCCGTCAGCAGGGCGTTCTCGTCTCCATCGAGGCTGGCGCGGTCACGACCTACGCCTGCGAACTCCTTGCCGAGCGCGGGGTCCTGTTCGTCTCGCCGGGCGACAAGGTCTATGCCGGGCAGGTGGTCGGCGAGCACACCCGCGACAACGACCTGGTGATCAACATCACCCGCCTCAAGCACCTCGACAACATGCGCGCCGCCAGCAAGGACAAGACCGTCGTCCTCAAGGCCCCCCGCAAGGTCACCCTCGAGTACGCCCTGGAGTACATCGAGGACGACGAACTGGTCGAGATCACCCCGGCTTCGATCCGGGTCCGCAAGCGGATCCTCGATGAGTCGATGCGCAAACGCTCCGAACGGGCCCAGCGCGATCGCGACGAGGCCTGA
- the rplU gene encoding 50S ribosomal protein L21, with amino-acid sequence MSSTYAVIEASGGQLKVTQDLEILIDLVESGAVEQGKSITFDKVLLVGGNGATKIGAPYVAGATVTAQVLEPEFKGEKIYIHKHRPKKTYKRKTGHRQRYTRVKITGING; translated from the coding sequence ATGTCGTCCACCTACGCAGTCATCGAGGCCTCCGGCGGCCAGCTCAAGGTCACCCAGGACCTTGAGATCCTCATCGATCTGGTCGAGTCCGGCGCGGTCGAGCAGGGCAAGTCGATCACCTTCGACAAGGTTCTCCTGGTCGGCGGCAACGGCGCCACGAAGATCGGCGCCCCCTACGTCGCGGGAGCCACGGTCACCGCTCAGGTCCTTGAGCCCGAGTTCAAGGGCGAGAAGATCTACATCCACAAGCACCGCCCCAAGAAGACCTACAAGCGCAAGACCGGTCACCGCCAGCGCTACACCCGCGTCAAGATCACCGGGATCAACGGGTAA
- a CDS encoding asparaginase: MRQVTLITTGGTIEKTYDERSGSLENRRSIVGRMLQRLRLEGTSVRIIELMSKDSLVMTEADREAIVEAARGAGAMDGNAMGAGGIVILHGTDTLCLTGERLAAAFPRPRVPIVLTGAMRPYEMKRSDALQNLTEALFGAGVMEPGVYVAAHGRALRFPGVVKDRDRGTFVAGGHGSAGGSQ; encoded by the coding sequence ATGCGGCAAGTCACACTGATCACCACCGGCGGGACCATTGAGAAGACATACGACGAGCGGTCGGGGTCGCTGGAGAACCGGCGATCGATCGTGGGACGGATGCTGCAGCGGCTTCGGCTGGAGGGGACCAGCGTCCGCATCATCGAGCTGATGAGCAAGGACAGCCTGGTGATGACGGAGGCGGATCGCGAGGCGATCGTCGAAGCGGCCCGCGGAGCTGGGGCGATGGACGGCAACGCCATGGGCGCAGGGGGAATCGTGATCCTGCACGGAACCGACACCCTGTGCCTCACCGGCGAACGGCTGGCGGCGGCGTTCCCGCGGCCGCGGGTGCCGATCGTGCTGACCGGGGCAATGCGGCCGTACGAGATGAAGCGGAGCGATGCGCTGCAGAACCTGACCGAGGCGCTGTTCGGGGCGGGGGTGATGGAGCCGGGGGTGTACGTAGCGGCACACGGGCGGGCGCTGCGGTTCCCCGGGGTGGTGAAGGATCGGGACAGGGGGACGTTCGTGGCGGGCGGTCATGGATCGGCCGGCGGGAGCCAATGA
- a CDS encoding adenine phosphoribosyltransferase — MNEVQQLKQMIRDVPDFPRPGIVFKDFTPLLRDPAGLALAVELMANPFRGRGVELVIGAESRGFIFGIALAQALSAGFVPVRKPGKLPSKTARTSYELEYGSDSLEIHVDAVQPGQSVLMVDDLLATGGTMQACCDLVSRMQAKIVGITVLIELVFLKGAARMSKYGPVHSVLKYE; from the coding sequence ATGAACGAGGTGCAGCAACTCAAGCAGATGATCCGAGATGTGCCGGACTTCCCCAGGCCGGGGATCGTGTTCAAGGACTTCACGCCGCTGCTGCGCGATCCGGCAGGGCTGGCGCTCGCCGTGGAACTGATGGCAAACCCGTTCCGCGGCAGGGGCGTGGAGCTGGTGATCGGGGCGGAGTCGCGCGGGTTCATCTTCGGGATCGCGCTGGCGCAGGCCTTGTCGGCGGGGTTCGTGCCCGTGCGCAAGCCGGGGAAACTGCCGTCGAAGACGGCGCGGACGTCGTACGAACTGGAATACGGGAGTGACTCGCTGGAGATCCACGTCGATGCGGTGCAGCCGGGGCAGTCGGTATTGATGGTGGACGACCTGCTGGCCACGGGCGGGACGATGCAGGCGTGCTGCGACCTCGTGTCGAGGATGCAGGCGAAGATCGTCGGGATCACTGTGCTGATCGAGCTGGTGTTCCTGAAGGGTGCGGCGAGGATGTCGAAGTACGGGCCGGTGCACTCGGTGCTGAAGTACGAGTAG
- a CDS encoding co-chaperone GroES, with the protein MRKDQRAQSAKLEVVEPIGDRVLIRKDEDKKQTKAGIHLPDKIEIPTITGRVVAISAKVGRDENYPIKQYDRVLFNPKHAIPVEFEGDNRLFVIPIEDIVAVFRKSTAD; encoded by the coding sequence ATGCGTAAGGACCAACGCGCCCAGTCCGCCAAACTCGAGGTCGTCGAACCCATCGGCGACCGTGTGCTGATCCGCAAGGACGAGGACAAGAAGCAGACCAAGGCGGGGATACACCTCCCCGACAAGATCGAGATCCCCACGATCACGGGTCGGGTCGTCGCGATCTCCGCGAAGGTCGGCCGCGATGAGAACTACCCCATCAAGCAGTACGACCGCGTCCTCTTCAACCCCAAGCACGCCATTCCCGTGGAGTTTGAGGGCGACAACCGTCTGTTCGTCATCCCCATCGAGGACATCGTGGCGGTGTTCCGGAAGTCAACGGCGGATTGA
- the aroA gene encoding 3-phosphoshikimate 1-carboxyvinyltransferase, producing MNAPTPSFFAVADLPLAEFPNAVHVPPLAQPFDAAITPPGSKSLTNRALLLAALADGTSTLTNALVDADDTRVMITALRQLGAEIRAEGATLHIRGVAGRWRPASGSGGETLDLENAGTAVRFLTAAAILALPGSGPITIDGNARMRERPIAGLVDLLRTLGAAVEYAGNPGFPPVRVHPVADLQSLRSTLLINSTASSQFISALLLIAPFLPNGLAASLLPPVTSESYVNMTLRLLESLGIVIKTADIGPPGGPRQRDIRINPGRQSASSRSLSASGLAAFELDIEPDATSATYLWAAAVLANGSRTTTPGLGPASLQADAAGFLNALRAMGAAVETACADSSRIPRPAGMSVRSAAALRPIDLDCSNIPDAAMTLAVLACFATPWPADPAATSTLRGLRTLRVKESDRLAALQAELTKLGATVEILTTRDDEALRITPPPRLPSPAEPLVFETYDDHRMAMSLALIGLRVPNVVIRNPACVGKTYPTFWRDLAGVYTPAGPTQTL from the coding sequence TTGAACGCACCGACTCCCAGCTTTTTCGCTGTCGCTGATCTCCCGCTGGCGGAGTTCCCCAATGCGGTCCACGTTCCGCCGCTGGCCCAGCCGTTCGATGCCGCCATCACGCCGCCAGGGTCGAAGAGTCTGACCAACAGGGCCCTTCTCCTGGCCGCGCTCGCCGACGGCACGTCGACACTCACCAATGCCCTTGTCGACGCGGACGACACACGAGTCATGATCACGGCCCTGCGCCAACTCGGCGCTGAAATCCGCGCCGAGGGCGCCACGCTCCACATCCGCGGCGTCGCCGGCCGCTGGCGGCCCGCGTCCGGCAGTGGGGGGGAGACTCTCGATCTTGAGAACGCGGGCACCGCGGTCCGGTTCCTCACAGCCGCCGCCATCCTCGCCCTTCCCGGGTCGGGCCCGATCACCATCGATGGCAACGCCCGGATGCGAGAGCGCCCGATCGCTGGTCTGGTCGACCTGCTGCGCACGCTCGGCGCCGCCGTGGAGTACGCCGGCAACCCGGGCTTTCCGCCGGTCCGCGTGCATCCGGTGGCCGACCTGCAAAGCCTCCGGAGCACCTTGCTGATCAACTCGACTGCATCAAGCCAGTTCATTTCCGCCCTGCTGCTCATCGCCCCGTTTCTCCCCAACGGGCTCGCGGCCAGCCTCCTGCCGCCTGTGACCAGCGAGTCGTATGTCAACATGACGCTGCGCCTGCTGGAGTCGCTCGGTATTGTCATCAAGACCGCGGACATCGGTCCACCCGGCGGCCCGCGGCAGCGAGACATCCGCATCAACCCCGGCCGTCAGTCGGCGTCGTCCCGCAGCCTTTCAGCCTCCGGACTCGCAGCGTTCGAACTCGACATCGAGCCTGATGCAACAAGCGCCACGTATCTCTGGGCCGCCGCCGTGCTCGCAAACGGCTCGCGCACCACGACGCCCGGCCTGGGCCCGGCCAGCCTGCAGGCCGACGCCGCGGGTTTCCTCAACGCGCTTCGCGCCATGGGTGCGGCCGTCGAAACCGCCTGCGCGGACAGCAGCCGTATCCCACGCCCGGCCGGCATGTCCGTCCGATCCGCGGCCGCCCTGCGGCCCATCGATCTGGACTGCTCCAACATCCCCGACGCCGCAATGACCCTCGCTGTCCTCGCCTGCTTCGCCACGCCCTGGCCGGCAGACCCTGCTGCCACTTCCACGCTCCGGGGCCTGCGCACGCTCCGCGTCAAGGAATCCGACAGGCTCGCCGCGCTCCAGGCCGAACTCACCAAGCTCGGCGCCACGGTCGAGATCCTCACGACCAGGGACGACGAGGCCCTCCGCATCACCCCGCCGCCGCGCCTCCCCAGCCCAGCCGAGCCTCTCGTCTTCGAGACCTACGACGACCATCGCATGGCCATGTCCCTCGCCCTCATCGGCCTGCGCGTTCCCAACGTCGTCATCCGCAACCCGGCCTGCGTCGGCAAGACCTACCCGACATTCTGGCGGGACCTCGCGGGGGTATACACGCCTGCGGGTCCCACTCAAACCTTGTGA
- a CDS encoding YajQ family cyclic di-GMP-binding protein yields MPSLDIVSRINFAELDNAINNTLKAVATRFDFRNSPVEITVDRKEKKLKMVAADDGKMKGLHEMFTSAVIKRGLHLKSFEFGEMEQGAAGHTKREVKLKEGLTPELAKQIAKMVKETKIKVQASIQGDEVRLTGKNIDDLRTIMAMLDKAGLEQPLQYINMKS; encoded by the coding sequence ATGCCCTCACTCGACATCGTCAGCCGAATCAACTTCGCCGAGCTCGACAACGCCATCAACAACACCCTCAAGGCCGTCGCCACCCGCTTTGACTTCCGCAACTCCCCCGTCGAGATCACTGTCGACCGCAAGGAGAAGAAGCTCAAGATGGTCGCCGCCGACGACGGCAAGATGAAGGGCCTCCACGAGATGTTCACCTCGGCCGTCATCAAGCGCGGCCTGCACCTCAAGTCCTTCGAGTTCGGCGAGATGGAGCAGGGGGCCGCCGGCCACACCAAGCGCGAGGTCAAGCTCAAGGAGGGCCTCACCCCCGAGCTCGCCAAGCAGATCGCCAAGATGGTCAAGGAGACCAAGATCAAGGTCCAGGCGAGCATCCAGGGCGACGAGGTCCGCCTCACCGGCAAGAACATCGACGACCTCCGCACCATCATGGCCATGCTCGACAAGGCCGGCCTCGAGCAGCCCCTCCAATACATCAACATGAAAAGCTAG
- the icd gene encoding isocitrate dehydrogenase (NADP(+)), whose protein sequence is MPSAISMQSGKLSVPSDPIIPFIEGDGTGPDIWRSSVRVFDAAVAKASGGKKKIHWHEVLAGEKAFNKTGNWLPDQTIADFKTYLVGIKGPLTTPVGGGIRSLNVALRQLLDLYVCLRPVRWFQGVPSPVKKPGDVDMVIFRENTEDIYAGIEWAAGTPEAAKFLAFMEKEFPKEFKKIRFGSKEAGQAWWKQLESVGAPPRTDIPVQVGVGIKPVSHLGTGRLVHSAISYALKNKRKSVTFVHKGNIMKFTEGAFKDWGYEMAVRPAAMGGFRAQVVTERESWILGNKEANSDLSAEANARQIDPGYDMMTPDQQKKIVAEVETVLSSLWPTHGQGKWKSMLMIRDSIADITLQQVLTRPKDFDVIATMNLNGDYLSDALAAQIGGIGIAPGANINYISGHAIFEATHGTAPKYANLDQVNPGSVILSGEMMLRYMGSGGDADWTKAADLIIKGMDGAISAKTVTYDFHRMMEGATKLKCSEFGDAVIKHMG, encoded by the coding sequence ATGCCCTCAGCCATCTCGATGCAGTCCGGCAAGCTCAGCGTCCCCAGCGACCCCATCATCCCCTTCATCGAGGGCGACGGCACCGGGCCGGACATCTGGCGTTCCTCGGTCCGCGTCTTTGACGCCGCGGTCGCCAAGGCCTCGGGCGGCAAGAAGAAGATCCACTGGCACGAGGTCCTCGCGGGCGAGAAGGCCTTCAACAAGACGGGCAACTGGCTCCCCGACCAGACCATCGCCGACTTCAAGACCTACCTCGTCGGCATCAAGGGCCCGCTGACGACCCCCGTCGGCGGCGGCATCCGCTCGCTCAACGTCGCCCTCCGCCAGCTGCTGGACCTCTACGTCTGCCTCCGCCCCGTCCGCTGGTTCCAGGGCGTCCCCAGCCCGGTCAAGAAGCCCGGCGACGTGGACATGGTCATCTTCCGCGAGAACACCGAGGACATCTACGCCGGCATCGAGTGGGCCGCGGGCACACCCGAGGCCGCCAAGTTCCTCGCCTTCATGGAAAAGGAGTTCCCCAAGGAGTTCAAGAAGATCCGCTTCGGCAGCAAGGAGGCGGGCCAGGCCTGGTGGAAGCAGCTCGAATCCGTCGGCGCCCCGCCGCGGACGGATATCCCCGTGCAGGTGGGCGTGGGGATCAAGCCCGTCTCCCACTTGGGCACGGGCCGCCTGGTCCACTCCGCGATCTCCTACGCCCTCAAGAACAAGCGCAAGAGCGTGACGTTCGTCCACAAGGGCAACATCATGAAGTTCACGGAAGGGGCCTTCAAGGACTGGGGCTACGAGATGGCCGTCCGGCCCGCGGCGATGGGGGGCTTCCGCGCCCAGGTCGTCACGGAGCGTGAATCGTGGATCCTGGGCAACAAGGAGGCCAACTCCGACCTCTCCGCCGAGGCCAACGCCCGGCAGATCGACCCCGGGTACGACATGATGACCCCGGACCAGCAGAAGAAGATCGTGGCCGAGGTCGAGACGGTCCTTTCCTCCTTGTGGCCCACCCACGGCCAGGGGAAGTGGAAGTCGATGCTGATGATCCGCGACTCGATCGCGGACATCACGCTGCAGCAGGTGCTGACGCGGCCGAAGGATTTCGACGTCATCGCGACGATGAACCTCAACGGCGACTACCTCTCCGACGCCCTTGCCGCGCAGATCGGCGGCATCGGCATCGCCCCGGGGGCGAACATCAACTACATCTCCGGCCACGCCATCTTCGAGGCGACGCACGGCACGGCCCCCAAGTACGCCAACCTCGACCAGGTGAACCCCGGCTCGGTCATCCTCTCAGGGGAGATGATGCTGCGGTACATGGGGAGCGGTGGGGATGCGGATTGGACGAAGGCCGCGGACCTGATCATCAAGGGCATGGACGGCGCGATCTCCGCCAAGACGGTGACCTACGACTTCCACCGGATGATGGAGGGCGCGACCAAGCTCAAGTGCTCGGAGTTCGGGGATGCGGTGATCAAGCACATGGGGTGA
- a CDS encoding RNA-directed DNA polymerase, which yields MLVPKSQGGFRVATQLDPLDALLYAAMGYEAAAKIEDSRVPADKRVACSFRLSPQSTGDLFVANADGWKDFQEHSGQLAKHRSCDFVALADISDFYNQIYHHRLNNSLAAAMVPAPRPDSVEAFIGRFTAQQSRGIPVGPSTSILLAEACLSDVDHRLIHCGFNHTRYVDDFRIFCKSEAEAVHALHEITHYLFTAHRLSLQAHKTRIVLAKDFIRQELVEPEERENAAKISQGKRLIERAMDAAAYAGLEVDEDEILEAKEQEIVRKALLSTFKSCVRKPPIHLGLGRYVLRRASSLRIRALLRPVVEHLPILTPVFREVIHYFDRIWNDEVRDVLSSALPDFLSKDSQGWLPFVRDWTLWLAAKRQFLPSKTAIQLADDSKPTLVGCRYRALLAGCYGEVDWVRDQKERWMNAGPWERRAILWAGSALPRDERRAWLEPVTRSLDLTDAAIAKRVRALS from the coding sequence ATGCTTGTGCCGAAGTCGCAGGGGGGGTTTCGGGTCGCCACGCAACTCGACCCCCTCGATGCACTTCTCTACGCGGCGATGGGGTATGAAGCGGCCGCAAAGATCGAAGACTCGCGAGTTCCGGCTGACAAGAGGGTCGCGTGTTCGTTTCGACTCAGCCCTCAATCGACGGGCGACCTCTTCGTCGCGAACGCTGACGGCTGGAAGGATTTCCAGGAACACTCTGGTCAACTGGCCAAACACCGCTCGTGTGATTTCGTTGCCCTGGCGGATATCAGCGACTTCTACAACCAGATTTACCACCATCGACTGAACAACTCACTGGCGGCAGCAATGGTGCCTGCCCCTCGGCCCGACAGTGTGGAGGCATTCATCGGTCGATTCACGGCGCAGCAGTCGCGCGGGATTCCCGTCGGCCCGTCAACATCGATCTTGCTCGCCGAAGCATGCCTCAGCGATGTCGATCACCGACTAATTCATTGCGGGTTCAATCACACCCGCTATGTAGACGACTTCCGGATTTTCTGCAAAAGCGAGGCGGAGGCGGTCCATGCACTGCACGAGATTACCCATTACCTCTTCACGGCACACCGCCTCTCCCTCCAGGCACATAAGACACGCATCGTCCTTGCAAAGGACTTCATCCGACAAGAGTTGGTCGAACCGGAGGAGCGTGAGAACGCCGCAAAGATCTCACAAGGAAAGAGGCTCATTGAGCGAGCGATGGATGCGGCTGCCTACGCAGGCTTGGAGGTTGACGAGGACGAGATTCTCGAGGCAAAGGAGCAAGAAATCGTTCGGAAGGCACTTCTATCGACGTTCAAATCGTGCGTGCGAAAGCCGCCGATCCATCTCGGCCTTGGCCGGTACGTGCTAAGAAGGGCCAGTTCGCTCCGCATCAGGGCGCTTCTGCGGCCCGTTGTCGAGCATCTTCCGATATTGACGCCAGTCTTCCGCGAAGTCATCCACTACTTCGATAGAATCTGGAATGATGAGGTCCGTGATGTCTTGTCGTCAGCGCTCCCAGATTTCTTGTCGAAAGACTCTCAAGGTTGGCTCCCATTTGTCCGTGACTGGACGCTTTGGCTCGCCGCAAAGCGACAATTCCTTCCGTCGAAGACCGCGATCCAGTTGGCAGATGACTCGAAGCCTACTTTGGTCGGATGCCGATACCGAGCTCTCTTGGCCGGTTGCTATGGCGAGGTTGACTGGGTCCGAGATCAGAAAGAACGGTGGATGAACGCCGGACCCTGGGAGCGCCGCGCGATTCTCTGGGCCGGTTCAGCGCTGCCCCGGGACGAGCGCCGAGCGTGGTTGGAACCGGTTACGCGGAGTCTCGATCTCACTGATGCCGCTATTGCGAAGAGGGTACGGGCACTTTCGTAG
- a CDS encoding restriction endonuclease, whose product MNESLVHHYPPELMALLINAVPRLIKGKRDVLTFFTGCGVTASELLELSNQVQRDRDSITKFEIVRRVLTRLNERGDAALAQRREVLKRVTQWDNFSTCYDNDRMEAKGYVAEIAKLVNIKDSFTRMNQEREKAEQDLRRRREAAIAERHRVKVEREEIRANLNALFLESNASWRGTALEGVLNRLFKSHGILIRDAFRRVGDDGEGVIEQIDGVVELDGHVYLVEMKWRAQPLGVGEVSHHLVRVFNRSAARGLLISQSGFTEPAITTCRESLAKSVFLLGHLSEIVLLLERDGCLKDLIRAKVRAAIVDKKPLV is encoded by the coding sequence GTGAACGAATCGCTTGTCCACCACTACCCGCCGGAGCTGATGGCGCTCCTCATTAACGCGGTCCCTCGGCTCATCAAGGGAAAGCGTGATGTCCTGACCTTCTTTACGGGCTGCGGCGTCACTGCCAGCGAACTCCTCGAGTTGAGCAATCAGGTTCAGCGGGATAGGGACAGTATCACAAAGTTCGAGATTGTTCGACGTGTCTTGACGCGGCTAAATGAACGCGGCGATGCTGCATTGGCGCAGCGCCGTGAGGTACTGAAGCGAGTGACCCAATGGGACAACTTTTCCACTTGCTACGACAACGATCGCATGGAGGCAAAGGGCTATGTCGCTGAGATCGCCAAGCTGGTGAACATCAAAGACTCATTCACTCGCATGAATCAGGAGCGAGAAAAGGCCGAACAGGACCTCCGCCGGAGGCGAGAGGCCGCGATCGCGGAGCGCCACCGCGTGAAGGTAGAGCGAGAGGAGATCCGGGCCAACCTCAATGCGCTTTTCCTTGAGAGCAACGCTAGCTGGCGCGGAACGGCGCTTGAGGGCGTGCTCAATCGCTTGTTCAAGTCGCATGGGATCCTGATCCGCGATGCCTTCAGGCGCGTGGGCGACGACGGCGAGGGAGTGATCGAACAGATCGACGGCGTAGTCGAACTGGACGGCCACGTCTACCTCGTGGAAATGAAATGGCGAGCGCAACCGCTTGGAGTGGGCGAGGTCTCACATCATCTCGTACGCGTGTTCAATAGGAGCGCAGCGCGAGGGCTTCTAATTTCACAATCCGGTTTCACAGAGCCTGCGATCACGACGTGTCGCGAGTCGCTCGCCAAGAGCGTATTCCTATTGGGGCACCTCTCCGAAATTGTTCTACTGCTCGAACGCGATGGATGCCTCAAAGACCTCATTCGTGCGAAGGTCCGAGCAGCGATCGTCGACAAGAAGCCGCTAGTCTGA
- a CDS encoding DUF695 domain-containing protein produces the protein MWPFNKKRVPDPSEDPGNAWALAEAEDESGRTLLRYNEWTRKLIGHPNYQYQVGVAIPRLIDDGAPSEPTVEQLEAFEDDLMRSLSDGRLAILVAVITMPRMREFVLYTRDHVAAMTAIEGLRQRTEGLIVQAVCQHDPKWKVFTGLVP, from the coding sequence ATGTGGCCATTCAATAAGAAGCGAGTTCCCGATCCATCCGAAGATCCTGGCAACGCATGGGCCCTCGCAGAGGCCGAGGACGAGTCCGGCCGGACCCTGCTCCGATACAACGAGTGGACGCGGAAACTGATAGGACACCCGAACTACCAATATCAGGTCGGCGTCGCGATCCCGCGGCTGATCGACGACGGGGCGCCAAGTGAGCCGACCGTGGAGCAACTCGAGGCGTTCGAAGACGACCTGATGCGATCCCTGTCGGACGGACGGCTGGCCATCCTGGTGGCCGTTATCACCATGCCGAGGATGCGGGAGTTCGTGCTGTACACGAGAGATCACGTCGCCGCAATGACCGCGATCGAAGGCCTGAGGCAGCGCACCGAGGGCCTGATCGTGCAGGCGGTGTGCCAACACGATCCAAAGTGGAAGGTGTTCACCGGTCTGGTGCCATGA